Proteins from a single region of Osmerus eperlanus chromosome 26, fOsmEpe2.1, whole genome shotgun sequence:
- the slc44a5b gene encoding choline transporter-like protein 5-B isoform X1 codes for MARKTDIPSSYYGEPRKFDPTFRGPIHNRSCTDVVCCVIFVIVILGYIALGTVAWIHGDPRKVVYPTDSHGQFCGQQGTPNVNKAILFYFNILQCANPAVLINLQCPTTQLCVSKCPDRFATYLDMQYNYRYNKSYWDYYRQFCKPGFDNPSKPVAQVLRDEDCPSMIVPSRPFLQRCFPDFITRNGTLTVANKTNFKDGLGKTRSVVDLRDAAKESSFATRESWTAISGQVTAVQQGVESGITSLLDAKEVGMKIFEDYASSWYWILIGLVITMVVSLAFILLLRFTAGVLLWLIIFGVIAAVGYGIWHCYWEFSTLRGKPDADVTVSDIGFQTDFRVYLQLSQTWLVFMISLSVIEVVIVIILIFLRRRVRIAIALLKEGSKAIGYIMSTLFYPIITFVLLAICIAYWAVTAVFLASSGDAVYKVMSTQSNCMYSNLTCDPETFGQTNVTKVCPGSQCTFAFYGGESLYHRYIFVLQLCNLLVFLWLVNFTIALGQCTLAGAFASYYWALKKPNDIPTCPLFSSFSRAIRYHTGSLAFGSLILAVVQMFRIVLEYLDHKLKGAHNAFARFLLCCLKCCFWCLEHFIKFMNRNAYIMIAIYGKNFCTSAKDAFFLLMRNVVRVAVLDKVTDFLLFLGKLLISGSVGVLAFFFFTRKIPVIQEEVPSLNYYWVPLLTVIFGSYMIAHGFFNVYAMCVDTLFLCFCEDLERNDGSSAKPFYMSPGLHKILRKGDQGAKLYTGS; via the exons GTGAGCCTCGCAAGTTTGACCCAACTTTTAGAGGACCCATCCATAACAG GAGCTGCACTGACGTTGTGTGCTGTGTTATCTTCGTCATCGTCATCCTCGGTTACATCGCTCTGGGCACCGTGG CTTGGATCCATGGAGACCCCAGGAAGGTGGTCTACCCAACCGATAGCCATGGACAGTTCTGTGGCCAGCAGGGGACCCCTAATGT AAATAAAGCCATATTATTCTACTTCAACATATTGCAATGTGCCAATCCTGCAGTCCTCATTAACCTTCAGTGCCCTACCACCCAG CTGTGTGTCTCCAAGTGCCCTGACAGATTTGCTACCTACCTGGACATGCAATACAACTACAGGTACAACAAGAGCTACTGGGATTACTATAGACAGTTCTGCAAGCCCGGCTTCGACAATCCAAGCAAG CCAGTAGCACAAGTCTTACGAGATGAAGACTGCCCATCCATGATAGTGCCGAGCAGGCCAT TCCTTCAGCGGTGTTTCCCTGACTTCATCACCAGGAACGGAACACTAACTGTTGCCAACAAGACTAACTTCAAAGATGGACTAGGTAAAACGAGGAGTGTTGTCGATCTCAGAGACGCTGCCAA GGAATCCTCCTTTGCAACCAGAGAGAGCTGGACAGCTATTTCAGG CCAAGTTACCGCCGTGCAGCAAGGAGTGGAAAG TGGCATTACCAGTCTGCTTGATGCCAAAGAGGTTGGCATGAAGATCTTTGAGGACTATGCCAGTTCTTGGTATTGGATTCTAAT TGGTCTAGTTATAACAATGGTGGTCAGCCTGGCCTTTATCCTGTTGCTGCGATTCACTGCTGGTGTGCTGCTGTGGCTTATCATCTTTGGGGTTATCGCTGCTGTGGGCTACG GTATCTGGCACTGCTATTGGGAGTTCAGCACATTGCGAGGGAAGCCAGACGCCGATGTCACAGTCTCAGATATTGGTTTCCAAACTGACTTCAGGGTTTACCTACAGCTTAGTCAGACCTGGCTGGTCTTCA TGATCTCCTTGTCAGTCATTGAGGTGGTCATTGTGATAATACTTATATTTCTAAGGAGGAGAGTACGTATTGCCATCGCACTTCTGAAGGAGGGAAGCAA GGCAATTGGCTATATTATGTCCACCCTGTTCTACCCGATCATCACCTTTGTGCTGCTGGCCATCTGCATAGCCTACTGGGCTGTCACAGCAGT CTTTTTGGCATCTTCTGGTGACGCAGTCTACAAAGTCATGTCCACGCAGTCCAACTGCATGTACTCCAACCTCACTTGTGATCCAGAG ACATTTGGTCAGACCAATGTCACCAAGGTATGCCCAGGCTCCCAGTGCACATTTGCCTTCTACGGAGGGGAAAGCCTCTACCATCGCTACATCTTCGTGCTGCAGTTGTGCAACCTGCTGGTGTTTCTGTGGCTGGTCAACTTCACCATCGCCCTGGGCCAGTGCACTCTGGCCGGGGCTTTTGCATCCTATTATTGGGCCCTGAAGAAGCCCAATGACATCCCCACCTgtccccttttctcctccttcagCAGGGCCATACG CTATCACACAGGTTCCCTGGCTTTTGGTTCTCTGATCCTGGCTGTGGTCCAAATGTTCCGCATAGTTTTGGAGTACCTGGATCACAAACTTAAAG GTGCTCACAATGCATTCGCACGGTTCCTCCTCTGCTGCCTCAAATGCTGCTTCTGGTGCCTGGAGCATTTCATAAAGTTCATGAACAGGAACGCCTACATCATG ATAGCAATATATGGGAAGAACTTTTGCACTTCAGCCAAGGATGCTTTCTTTCTGCTGATGAGGAACGTTGTGAG GGTGGCTGTCCTGGACAAGGTCACAGACTTTTTACTCTTCTTGGGAAAACTGCTTATTTCAGGAAGTGTGG GTGTCCTAGCATTCTTCTTTTTCACTCGTAAGATACCAGTAATTCAAGAGGAGGTGCCATCTTTGAATTACTATTGGGTCCCCTTACTG ACGGTGATATTTGGATCCTACATGATTGCACATGGCTTTTTTAATGTCTATGCCATGTGTGTGGACACCTTGTTCCTGTGCTTTT GTGAAGACCTGGAGAGGAACGATGGCTCTTCCGCCAAGCCTTTCTATATGTCCCCTGGCTTACACAAGATCCTGCGcaagggagaccagggagccaAGCTATACACTGGCTCTTGA